In the genome of Nonomuraea sp. NBC_00507, the window CAGGTAGGTGCTCATACCGACGATCGGCACGTGCAGGCCCCTCCCCAAAAGGTCGGCGACGGCGACGATGACCACCATCACCACCGGGACGGCAAGACCCGCGCGGCGGTGCAGCGCGTGCAGCCACGGCGTGAGCACCACCAGGGCGAGGTAGGCCAGCAAGAACCACAGCGGAATGGAGGCAAACCAGGCCGCGTGACCGAGCAGCTCACTGTTCACCCCAGCCGCCACCGCGACCACTGATACGAGCGGCAGCACCAGGAACAGCGCAGTTGTCGGCCGAAGCAGTCGGTCGGTTCGCCTCAGCACCCAGCTGATGCTGTCGCCTCCGGAGGCGCGGTGCGATGCCATCGAGGCGCCGCCGGCGTAGCCGCCGACCAGGAAGAAGATCGGCATCACCTGGAACAGCCAGGTGACCGGATCGATCCAGGTGAGAACGTCCAGCGCGTTGTACCCGGACAGCCGGCCGCCCCGGTAGGTCACGGCGACGACGAACCAGTGCCCGATCACCACCAGGCAGATGGCCAGCGCGCGCCACATGTCGACGTTGCGCTCGCGACTGTCCGGCGTGCGCACCGCCAGGTCACGTACCGTCGCCCCCAACCCGCGCATGACTTCAACCCCTCGCCGACCATGGATCATCGCGCGCCCCGTTCGCCACCGGATCGGAGGCGATGTTGAGCCTGTCCCCGACCCGCGGTGAATTGAAACGGTGACGCCTGTTAGGGCACGCAGCGTTCCTGAAGGCCGCTGACCAGGGACGACGGGCAGCGCTGGTAAGGTGGAGTCACCCCCTCACCGCCGGGGCCCGCGCAAGGGTCTCCTGCCCACGGAGGTGAGCGCGTCATGGTGTTCGACCAGACAGATCTACGCGAGCTGGCGGCCTTCAGCGACGAGGTCGGTGTGCTGTCGCTCTACACCACGATGGAGCCGGGCACACAGGCCGGACGGACCCGGCTGCGCAACGAGATCGCCGCGCTGCGCCAGGAGCTGGCCGCAGGCCCCGACCAGGAACGGGCCAGGCTCGTAGACCTCCGCCTCGACCTGCTGGAGCCGCAGATCACCGAGCTGCTCGACCCGGCCGGTCCCGGTCTCGGGCGTGCCCTGTTCGCGCAGGTGGCCGGTGACGAGGTACGTACCGAGTGGGTTCAGCTCCCGGTGGGTGACCTCGCCGTCCTCAAGGAGCACGCTTATCTGCTGCCGCTCGTCACCGCCGTACAGGCCGACAAGCCCGCCGGGGTGGTCAGGGTGGGGCGTGACGGCGTGCGGCTGTTCGACTGCCGGTACGGCCTGGCCGACGAGGTGGAGCCGGTCATCTTCAACCTGGCGACCGCGGACTGGTCCAGAGAGGGGTCGGCGACGCTGCCCGGGCTCTCCCGGCGCGGCATCCACCCCGACCGCTTCGACCAGCGCGTCGAGGAGCACCTGACCAAGTTCCTGCGCGAGTCGGCCCCGCACGTGGCAGGGCAGGCCCGGCGGCTGGGCTGGGAGACGCTGCTGCTGGTGGGCGACCCCCGCGACACCTCCGTGCTGGGCGAGGCGCTGCCGGCGGACAGGGAGATCGTCCAGGTGGACGCCGTGCTCGATCCCGCCCTGTCGCCGTCGGAGGTGCTGGAGTTCGTCCGCCCTACTCTCGACGAGGTGCGGGCCAGGCGTGACGCCGCCCTGGCCGTACGCGCCCGGGACCTGGCCCTGTCGGGCGGTAATGGCGCGGTCGGCCTCGACGACATCCTCTCCCTGCTGCGGCAGGGCCGGGTCGAGCACCTGCTGCTCGACGAGACGGGCCTGCAGAACGCCGAGCCCACGGTCCTCACCCCCGAGGAGCTGGAGGAGGAGATGATCGAGCTCACCTTCGAGCACGGAGGCGACGTCACCGTGCTGGAGACCGGAGCGGCGAGGGAGCTCGCCGAGGCGGGCGGAGTGGCCGCCATGCTGCGCTGGTAAGCGCGGCGGCGCCGCTGCCCACCGCGTAGATGAGGTAGTCGTATGAGACTGTGCCGCCGCCCGCCAGCGACACGCGGCGCTCGGCAGCGTCGATCCGGGTCGCGGCGTCGACCACCAGCCGGACGTCCCCGCCCAGAACCTCACCGAAGCCCTCGACCGCGTCATCGGAGCCGGTCACGAGCTGGTGCAGGCGGATCCGCTCGACGAAGTCGGGACGTCGATTGACCAGGGTCACCGACACGCCATCGCGCCGGGCCAGGCGATTGGCCGCCATCACGCCCCCGTACCCGCCGCCGACCACGACCACCTCGACGTTCCCGTTCATCATGTCTCCCTCGTGTTGTGTACTCGGTATGGAGACACCAGCCGCGCATCCGGTGTAACGGCCCGCGGATGAGACGTAGCGCACATCGGACGCGGCGGGAACGCCGCCCCTTCCGCCGTGAGTGCGTGGCGCGGCCCTGACGAGGTCGGGCAGGGGCAACGACGCGACGCTGGGACGGATACACGTACTTCCAGAAGGACCCGAGCCAGAGGCTTGATTGGTTCGGCACCTACATGAAGTCGTGGCGGCGCGGGGGATCCACCGGCCCGCTTGCTCCGGCAAAAGGCTCACTTGTGAGAGCCCCCGCTTCATCGATGGATATCTGGGGTAGTCAAGCGAACTGGCTGGTCAGCCGCTTGAAGGTCGTTAAGGCACGTCATGCAAGTAAGCCGGCCGCGGCAGATT includes:
- a CDS encoding FAD-dependent oxidoreductase, translated to MMNGNVEVVVVGGGYGGVMAANRLARRDGVSVTLVNRRPDFVERIRLHQLVTGSDDAVEGFGEVLGGDVRLVVDAATRIDAAERRVSLAGGGTVSYDYLIYAVGSGAAALTSAAWRPLRPPRRAPSPLRSPAR
- a CDS encoding VLRF1 family aeRF1-type release factor; amino-acid sequence: MVFDQTDLRELAAFSDEVGVLSLYTTMEPGTQAGRTRLRNEIAALRQELAAGPDQERARLVDLRLDLLEPQITELLDPAGPGLGRALFAQVAGDEVRTEWVQLPVGDLAVLKEHAYLLPLVTAVQADKPAGVVRVGRDGVRLFDCRYGLADEVEPVIFNLATADWSREGSATLPGLSRRGIHPDRFDQRVEEHLTKFLRESAPHVAGQARRLGWETLLLVGDPRDTSVLGEALPADREIVQVDAVLDPALSPSEVLEFVRPTLDEVRARRDAALAVRARDLALSGGNGAVGLDDILSLLRQGRVEHLLLDETGLQNAEPTVLTPEELEEEMIELTFEHGGDVTVLETGAARELAEAGGVAAMLRW